A region of the Salvia splendens isolate huo1 chromosome 11, SspV2, whole genome shotgun sequence genome:
aatttttataacttTAAGTAGAGTTAGGATACATATCATAGTTGTAACATTGCTACCGAACGAGATAGTGGATGGTCAGAGTATGTTATTTAAACAATTAACCTATTTAACAATCTTGTTTATTTCTTCTATGACTTAGCAAGTAAAAACTAATTGAATACTATAGTTTCCTTAATAGTCGAAACATGGCATGTAAGCAATAATTAGTTGACAAAGAAACTTGTTAAGTGATAGTGGTAGCTTAGAATCAAGTTTTGGTCCGGTGTTTGATAAAATGCTTCAAAGAAAATAGTACTATTTCATTACTCCCATCAAGATAGGAACATATGACACACACATAGTCATCACGTACATTGAGAAATATAGAAGAGAAGGCTCAATCACTAGTCCTTATTATCACACACAGACACATCACACAAACACTAGACGTAGATGGACTTTGAGCAACACGCGACAGAGAAATGCGGGCCATCACGGGATGGTAGAAGTGAAATCCCAGGTGTTGACGTCGTGAACTGCGACGTAAACACCGGTGGAGGAGGCGAGCCCGACTTGAACGCTGGAGGGGAGAATCTGGCTCAAGTCGTAGGTGAAAGTGACCGGGAAAGTCTGCGATCCGTCAGTGACAGAGGCGCTGATTGCTTTGGTGGAGGCGACGTAGGAGACTTTAAGAGTGAGCTCCTTCCCAACAAAGCTGATGGGGACCTGCGCCTTAGCCGAGGGTTTCCTGGACTCGATGTCGATTCCAAGGTTAACATAGTTCGGGTTGTCAGAGTAGGTGTCGAAGGCAATGGCGAACACGTGCGATGTTTTGGAGGCGGAAGGTTCAAAGAGGCCGAGGTTGCCGCCAATTTGGGAGGGGAAGTTGTGGCCAGCGGGGACTATGAAGAAGGCGAGGCCGTCAGCCTGTGGGGCAGTGTTATTGGGCCTGATGATGAATTGGATGGTGGTGGTGAAGTCGGCTGCGTGCCCGAAAGGGACGGTTTTGGAGTAGAGGACTCGCCCGGTGCTCCACTGCTGAGGGACGTCCAGGTCGTTGGTTTTGGAGAGGCGGAGGACGGGGGTCTCGCTCGGGTAGTGGGCGTCGACTTGGTAGATTAGGTCGGTCGGTTTGTCGGGCTTGTAGAAGTCGTAGCTGAACTGGGTGGTTTGGGGTGCCATGGCTAGGGTTTCTTGCTTGGTGGTATGTTTCAGTATTTGTGGTTTGGTGTGGGAGGAAACTAGCAAGGGTGGCTTCTATTTATAACATCACACCACACAAATTCAAacatcatttcatttctttaaatttaatttattggttgttagaataaatttattttctagAGTTGTTACAAGTTATAAAACTTTGTTATATCTAGTACTCcatcatattttatttctcaTCCTAGCTAATTTCCTCTATCTATACTTATTATCAACAACCTAAGTTAAGTATAACTCTCTCTCCACTCTTTGTGCATACAATCACCTTTAGTAATTAGCAAATATGCTTCGACGTTTCATAACTACCAAGAAGTTGGTTAGTTAACCTTTATTTTCGTAATTTAATTTTACTAAGGCGTCGCAGATAGgttattttttcagttttttactattctttgttaattatggagcctaatttatctcctaccatgtttaggatttgttttattgaagtattttttccttgtgatatatgtttcctagtttgactagaattagggttctcaagttgcttataaatagaggtgctccctcattgttaaattatgcttattctgaaattatatagtgaaatccctggcttggcatcgccccagacgtagatacacattgtatcgaactgggtaaacaatttcttgtgttcattctatttcatattcgtgattggcTGTCTTTATTTCCCAACATTCTTTCCTCAAATAGGGAATCCAACCAAATTTATACAGTCGTTAGATAAACTTTAAATACTTGCTTAATTTATCATTATGAATTAAGAGGCTCTGGCTAGAAGAATTGAACTTGGTagaaactaatataaaaatagtTAGAGAATGAAAAAATCTCTAAAAACTATTTTTTAGGATTGAAAAATGTTCACATTAACGTTGATAAGGAGggaataatttgatatttctttaTACACAATTACAAGAATATGTCGGTTGAAAGTGAGTTATCATATTTCATTTGTAGGaaactaactaattaaattacATAACTGGGATAGTTATAAAATTAGAGATAAACTATGCTAATATATTACGTCATTATATTAAAAAGTTTAGCCGTCACCATGCCATGTCACAATTCATGATGTTGCATTTATTATcatctcttttcttttcatcttaGCAAACCAAAGATAAACAGTAGTAGTATTGTCTTTTCTTTTCATCGAAAGATAATTAATCAAGTAGTTAGAATTTGTTTGAGAATATAGCTATGTGCGATTGAATTTAGTATCCTTCCAGCAATTCTCAAAATTTTAAGATATTGAATCTATCCATTAAATACTATTGTTCAAGGGTTGTAAACAGTTGAAATATGGAATGTGAGTCATCCGGTTGACATTTAGAAACATTTAATTAGTCGAACCAAATACAGTCCTCATGAATTTCTTGCTTAATTTATCATTATGAACTGAGAAAAGATTTATCTATATCCCGTCTCCTATTCTCTTCTCTATCCTTTCTTTTCCCTCCTTCTCTTACGTCAGGATGAACTTGAATTTTTCCAACCATAACATTCATAACATAAAGCGGCTTTCGGGGTAAGATTGAATCATTCACAtagaaattagaataaaaatagGTAGACAATTATAAAAATCTCTCActtaaactaaataaattacataactTTGTTAATTACCACATTCTATTATACAAGTAAGACGTTACAATGCCTCGTCATAATGATGTTGCATTTATTTTAAGAAGACCATACTAGATACACTAAAATGATAAGTATTACTATTATCTTTTCTTTTATATCTTagtcaaacaaaaaaacaaaaactatcTTTATcaaggaaagaaaataaaaagttgTTAGAATTTTATGAGAATACAGTTAGTCAAACAAAAGACAAAAACTATCTTTATcaaggaaagaaaataaaaagttgTTAGAATTTTATGAGAATACAGTTAGTCAAACAAAGATAAAAACTATCTTTAACAAGGAAAGATAATAAAAAGTTGTTAGAATTGTTTGAGAATAGAGTTAGtcaaacaaaagataaaaactaTCTTTATCAAGAAAGTTGTTGAGAATACATGAGTAACTATGTGGAATTGAATTTATTATTCTTCCATCCATTCTCGGAATTCTAAGATATTGAATCGATCCATTTAAATAATGCTTATTATCCCTTAACATGTTAAGTACAAACTTAGATGTTAAAGTAATGAATACCCCATTCAAACAGCAATAATAAGCAAAAAAATAGTAACAAGCGTGAAGATGTGTTACCGAATCATCAAATCCATGTTGAAGGTAATGATAATATTCATAGGAACCCTGGATTAAAGAGACATGGCAACCAGATACTGCAAGTTCATTGTGATTAAGGAACGTCAGCACCAAGAAGGCATGCAGAGCAAATTATAATCAAGCGATGGACAGAAACGCAACGAGCAAATGTAAGGTTCCTAAAATTTTACCTCCACTGCTTGGAATACCATGATGAACATCTTTTAGCAAAGAGGAGCCTACTATAACAATGATATTGATGTTAAACAAACTTCGGTAGTAAGAAAGAAAAGCCTCACCAAGTACTTAAAGTTATATGATTAAATTATGTATACCCTTTGGATTTGATTTGCCCCTAGTGCTGTGCTTTATTGGCGATAAATTTATTGCATTAGCAATCCTCAAAAGAGGGCGATCAAATTGCAACCCTAGCCTCAAGTGAAGGGATCTTCGAGCTTCAACTGCAATATGTGATGTATTCAAGAGTCAATACTATCAAATCTGACATCAACTGGATCAAATGAATTTAGTAAATTCTGTGACAAGGTTTTTGACATTCGAATAGCACCTAGCATATCTAAGCTAGACtggtaaagattgttttgcacTTATTGACAGAATATGTGATATAAGTTGCAAAGGATCTATTCTAGATGCTATCAACTCCCTGACCTTTTTTATTGTGTTTGAGGCATCAGAAGACAATGCTAGGTTAAGTAAATCAAGCAATTCAGCATCGGAGATGACTCCATTCTGCAACACAAGACATCGAGTTTGAACCTTATCGCGCATAAAGGATGAATCTGTCACGTAGCATTGAATCTACTCCTAAATCTAAGGGTTGTCCTTGGTGGTACAGTGTCATCTTAAAtgatgttgtcattttaacacaaactCATCCCTTTATGTACATatgtactccatctgtcccattatgaaatgttttctttttaggttatcccataaaaaatgaaacgtttcctaaaatagaaacaacaccATCTATATTTTTCCTCTTTCTTGCTTACTCTCTTCActaattcacaaaacaacactacataaaatcacgTGCCAAAAAAAccgtttcatatttattgggacggagagagtctTAAATACTACTTTCATTCTTGAAAAGTAGAAACTTTTAAAACGACATATgtattaatgcacaattggtaaaataaataagatgaactgataaagtaagagagatgaagagaaaaaagaatGAGAGTAGTGTCAGTGGATTGTGAGGTCTATTTcctaaattagaaaatttaaaaagtttctatttataagggacggacaaaaatggaaataatttcTACTTTTAAGGGATAGAggtaatattaatttattcatcaattttaaaacattttccatttttctatatatttgcTCTTTAATTCTAGACTAAATTCCTGACTTCGGGATATACAAAACTATATAGCTTCGATGTCACCAAGCCTATTAATATTTACAATTTTGACGTCATCAATTTTACTCTATTGACTTttcatttctttaattataCTATCAAAATTGAAATGCAGTTTGAAGAATGCATACAGGTCCATGAGCTCACATATTAGTACGTTGCATTTAATTTTGTACAACAATTATTTAATCAGGCtaagtactactagtactattatgtagggatgtcaatcgggccggcccaccgggtttcgggccaaccctactcgggttgcgggtcaatcgggtgcgggctaatcgggttgagattttttcgggttataaaagttcaaccctaaccctaaacgctcgggtttcgggctggcccaacgggttaatcgggttgctaccgataaaattaacat
Encoded here:
- the LOC121754772 gene encoding bark agglutinin I polypeptide B-like, with protein sequence MAPQTTQFSYDFYKPDKPTDLIYQVDAHYPSETPVLRLSKTNDLDVPQQWSTGRVLYSKTVPFGHAADFTTTIQFIIRPNNTAPQADGLAFFIVPAGHNFPSQIGGNLGLFEPSASKTSHVFAIAFDTYSDNPNYVNLGIDIESRKPSAKAQVPISFVGKELTLKVSYVASTKAISASVTDGSQTFPVTFTYDLSQILPSSVQVGLASSTGVYVAVHDVNTWDFTSTIP